The genomic DNA GCTCCTGCTTCTTCAAGCAATTTAATAACTGTTGATTTATATTGTGGTTTAAAATTTTCTAAAAAAATACTTGAACCTTTGCATTCAACATTACAATCAGCATAATTATCTTTAATACTAAATACTTTATTTGCTAAAAGTCCTTGATTTTTTAATTTGGCATTCTTGAACAAATAAGCAATCGCATGATTTTTATCAAGACTTAATTTATTAATAATATTTTCAATTTTTTTATTGCTCATTGACAACTCTTTTCATAATTACAAATTGATCATTGCTTTTAGCGGCATTTTTCAATATATCTTCTTTAGAAATTTTTTTTCTTTCATCAACAATATCTTCTCTCAAATCATCAAATTCAATCCCTATTTCATCAAGATGTGAAATTGGTTTAA from Metamycoplasma alkalescens includes the following:
- a CDS encoding glutamyl-tRNA(Gln) amidotransferase subunit C; the encoded protein is MKEAKIKELANNLLLEPSEEIIKLTQDLLATIDKELLELESINLDDIKPISHLDEIGIEFDDLREDIVDERKKISKEDILKNAAKSNDQFVIMKRVVNEQ